CCACTGTACATGCATGTGGATTTTAAGTGATTTGCAAAGATTATATTCACAATGCATGGTTTCCTGTCAGTGTACAGTCTGTATGTGTGGACAGGATGTTACAGATAATAAAACATAGGATTTCTGTCTCACCTTGCACGTTGACAGGGAAGGTGCTTGTGAAGAAGAAAGGCTGAAAAGCCGGCATGGTCCCACCGGCCTGGCCGTAGCTCAGTTGCTGTGGGATCGACTGCTGCCTGCTCATGGTTGGGTTCGCGCTGGCCACTGGGGCCTGGACCCCGCCGTTACTGGTCAAGCTGGGGCTGGGTGAGGCCAGCGGAGGTGAACACATAGTGCCATTGTGTGGCAGAGCATGCGGGTGGTCAGCGTGGTTGACAAGGTGTGGCTCGACGGACAGGTCCATGGGCACCCTGCAGTTAACGACAGTGTGGTTGTGGGATGAGGCCGCACTGGGTGACACGCCATTTTGCTCAGTCACAGGAATGAATTCCCCAGTCAGAGCTTGGCTGTGGGCGGCGGGGTTTGAAGGAGGAAGAAAGTCGTCAGAGACTTGGCTCTGTGAATTCTGAGGCTCATGGGTTGGGGAGAGGGAGGCTGAATCACTGGGTGTGTCCTCAGCATGTTCTTCAGAACCATTCTGTAAAATCTGTTGTGCTAAAAGGACCTCTGATTTGTTATCCATCTTGGAGAACATGAAGGGCGGCTCAGACAGGTAGTGGGGAATGATTGGCAAGTCAGACTCCTTGACTTCAGGCACTTCCTCCAGCTCAACCTCAACTTTGGCGATAAGGTGCAGAATAAAAAGAGGATTATTTCTTTAGACACAACCCAAAGATAAAGCATCAACACACACGTGTACATTTCGTGTCAAAGTATTACAAAGTTGTTACAAGGCTGTGAGAGATGTGTAGTTTACCTCCTAGCAGTCGTTTGATCTCCGGCTTGGATGTGAGCTGTGAGGCCAGCTCCTCCTTAGCCGTGAGGATGTCTTTATCTGCTCCACAGCCGAGTAAGTAGGACACTATGTGCTTATGGTTCCTCTTGCATGCCCAGTGCAGGCATGTCCTAATGGGATTATTGAAGAGAGATCTCAGTTTAATAACCCAAACATTGCAacatatgtttatataaaatGACAGTAACTTCAAATCATCTATAACAGGGTTCCGCAGATTTCAACTAGCTAAGATTTAGATCATCACTTATAAGTTCCACGTTAGTCTTGTTTACGGTTTGATTACAGCATGCTAACATCTGAAAAACTGACTATTCATGCCACTAAAACTTTTCActtaaaacaatgtttaaagcaCGACTTTTAACATCATTAAGATCAACTTTAACATATTTAAGTCCTAGTGCTTCATATATTAACATAAAAGCTTTCAAAAGGCCCTTTTGAATGATTTTGAACATGACATTTCCATGGGTCCAGCTATCATCACATTGGATGTGTATTAAACGATCCTGGAGTCAAATCAGCATCTTCATCTATGGCACTGACATGCAGAATAAAAGACTTATAGTCACTTTAGCATATAAAGATCTGAAGAGCTAAGCCAAACTGTTTTAACTCCACTGGTAATGAGCACAGACGACGAGTT
Above is a genomic segment from Pleuronectes platessa chromosome 16, fPlePla1.1, whole genome shotgun sequence containing:
- the ankrd40 gene encoding ankyrin repeat domain-containing protein 40; the protein is MSTASLDRELQERLREASAIGDIDEVRMLVESGANVNSQNEINGWTCLHWACKRNHKHIVSYLLGCGADKDILTAKEELASQLTSKPEIKRLLGVEVELEEVPEVKESDLPIIPHYLSEPPFMFSKMDNKSEVLLAQQILQNGSEEHAEDTPSDSASLSPTHEPQNSQSQVSDDFLPPSNPAAHSQALTGEFIPVTEQNGVSPSAASSHNHTVVNCRVPMDLSVEPHLVNHADHPHALPHNGTMCSPPLASPSPSLTSNGGVQAPVASANPTMSRQQSIPQQLSYGQAGGTMPAFQPFFFTSTFPVNVQELVLKVRIQNPSARENDFIEVELDRQELTYRSLLRVCCRELDISAEHVEKIRKLPNTMLRKDKDVARLQDFQELEVVLEKAEGLSLFSGAGGLTDRPCYNMKASRLTY